A single Triticum dicoccoides isolate Atlit2015 ecotype Zavitan chromosome 2A, WEW_v2.0, whole genome shotgun sequence DNA region contains:
- the LOC119356991 gene encoding uncharacterized protein LOC119356991, which yields MLGFVDVIVTVLEGERLQAVLDMFTCVCGASHMFTAVMVSREGQSIFNEIDSLLERLRNRLVASTMEEVWTLVEEDDSWAIEIPRGGGDVHKNTRFTMDCMLSMINAQTSTRHFAPSHNSENHIGGLIDGTIDYLNGLLFTKSESCSDQSLRYLFLLNNSYFVAHVVYESSGSFIPDVPWDLTLKLTPECTKYMDSYLNVSWGPVLSCIPKLRSPGLIHHLINTPSLAKFESAFHKTYQAQKFWKVPDPKLRDVLRRAITERVISGYRDYLEEHPELEKHVGRESSSPDGLEEMLGELFEG from the coding sequence ATGCTCGGCTTCGTGGATGTCATCGTCACCGTCCTCGAAGGGGAGAGGCTACAGGCCGTCCTTGACATGTTTACCTGTGTCTGTGGTGCGTCGCACATGTTTACGGCGGTCATGGTCTCTCGAGAAGGCCAGAGCATTTTCAACGAGATAGACAGCCTGTTAGAGAGACTACGAAACAGACTCGTAGCAAGCACGATGGAGGAGGTGTGGACACTCGTTGAGGAAGATGACTCATGGGCTATCGAGATCCCACGAGGAGGAGGCGACGTTCACAAGAACACTCGGTTCACCATGGATTGCATGCTATCCATGATAAATGCACAGACTTCAACGCGACATTTTGCACCGAGCCACAACTCTGAAAACCACATTGGTGGCCTGATCGATGGCACAATTGATTATCTCAACGGTTTGCTCTTCACAAAATCAGAGTCATGCTCGGATCAAAGCCTCCGGTATCTGTTCCTGCTCAACAATTCCTATTTCGTAGCTCATGTGGTGTACGAGTCATCAGGATCGTTCATTCCTGATGTTCCCTGGGACCTCACACTTAAGCTTACGCCTGAATGTACGAAGTACATGGATAGTTACCTCAATGTTTCCTGGGGACCTGTGCTCTCCTGCATACCAAAATTGAGATCTCCTGGGTTGATCCATCATTTGATCAACACCCCTTCACTGGCCAAATTCGAGTCGGCATTTCACAAAACCTACCAGGCTCAGAAGTTCTGGAAGGTTCCGGACCCTAAGCTCAGAGATGTACTGCGGAGGGCTATCACTGAAAGAGTCATTTCAGGTTACCGCGACTACCTGGAGGAGCATCCGGAGCTAGAGAAGCACGTTGGCCGCGAAAGCAGCAGTCCGGACGGTTTAGAGGAGATGTTGGGAGAACTATTTGAAGGATGA